The segment ATAACACACCAAACAAAACCATAAGGCTTTCTTTTCACCAAGTAATGTAGCGAGCGTATTCACACCAGCCTTTTTATCGGCATCGATATCTGGAACTGCCGAATAGGTTTGCATACCAAAGGCCCATACCAATCCACCAAGAACAGCCAACCATTCTATATGGGTATTTCCAGTTACAAAAAAGCCAACTACTGCTGGCGACACATATATAATCGCTGAAAACAAGACATCTAAAGGCGGTTTACTTTTAGCGCGAATGGGCGTTGCAGAATAGAAAATTCCTGTAAATAAAAATACAACTAAAGCAATTTTGGTCGGAATATTTACCACAAAAAACAAGAGTAAAAACGGCATAACTAATGCCCCAGTAATCAACCATAATCTGTTATGCTTTTCAGGTTGCAATACGGTTTCGTACGCAACCTTCTTTTCATTATGGATATCAGTTTGGTAGTCGTAAATATCATTGATACCATAGATAAGCACATTAGCTGGAAGCGAAAAGAACACTCCGAAAGCGACCAATAAAAAGGTGGTAAAATTGTCGTGTTCAAACGGATTTCCAGAAGCTATCATCCCTACAAGGAAAGTTCCAAGCACATACATCCAAAACCTAGGTCTGGATAAAAAAAAGACGTCTTTGAGTGACAGTTTCATAACGCTACAAAAATACGCTGATACGGTGAGTAATCATTTAAGGTTTTGTTAAAGGTTTTAGTTTTCCTAAATAAGATACACTAATGCACATTGCTATGACTTATTCTGATATGATTTATTGACTATCTCCTGATTCATAGCAAGAAAAAACAGATGACTATAGTTTCAAAATTAAGTTAGGATCCAAGCAATTTTCCTTATAAAACTCCAAATCCATTTTACTGCAAACACCAGGATAATCCCCTTTATAATCTTGCATGTCTTTAATAATCTGAAAATGTAAATGTGGTGCATAATCCCCATTAACACTTGCATCTCCTAATGTCGCAATTTGTTGTCCTTTATTGAAGACATGCCCTACTTTTAAATTTTCAATGGAAGCTGAACTCAAATGCCCATAAAGGGTATAAAACTCTAGGTTATCGATATGATGCTTTAAGATGATGGTCGGGCCGTAGTCTCCAAAAGTGGTATTGTTTTTAAAGCTGTGAACTGTGCCATCTAAGGGCGTATAGATAGGGGTTTCCGCAGCAATCCATAGATCTAATCCTAAATGGATATTGCGTTCGGTTTCGGGATTAGCAGCCTTAAAATAAGTGCTACGCTGATAGATATTTCGGGTTTCGATATACCCGCCATAAGCCACTTTGGCTTGGTGAGCTGTGATATGTGCATGGATATAGGACTCTAACTTATTTGATGAGGACACATCTACAGAAGCTAGGTCTTTGTTAGATTTTGATAAATCTAAGGGAACGTAGTCATTTATAGAGATATTTGAATCTAACACAAAACATCTTGATAAAGCCTTAAGTGATTTTTCTACAGTATTTTTCATGGAATGCTCCTAATTCTTGAATACCGCTTCTAGTGCTTCCGATTTGTCTTTTGCATAGGTCAATGTGCTGTCCATAGCAAAACATTTTCTGAAATTTTCTAGTGCACGTAATGTATCTCCAGTTGCTAACAGTGCGTCACCATAACTATCATAAGGATTCGCAGAACTCGGAAACTGCTCTGTATTAAATTTAAATATTTGAAGCGCATCATCTAAACGATTGTCCCTAATTAATCCATAGCCCAAACTATTTAATTCTACTTCAGAAAAATCATAATTTTCAGGACTATTAGCCTTTAACATCTTATAAGAGCGTAATGCAGCATCTACATTTTCAGCATAAATTTTTTCGGCCAATTCATTTTTAATATGAAGTTTAGGAAGATTATAAGCCTCTCCTTGTCTGATACTTGTTATGCCATTATGTATGTCTCTCATATATTCTGTAGAATTATTAGTTAATAAAATAAATCCACTTTTAGCATCGACTTCATTATGTAAAAAAGTCCCAAATCCAACCCATCCACCGGAATGATTCACGACTTTCGGTTCTCCTGGATTATACTCTAAAAACCAACCAAAGCCATAGCCTGTATATTCGCCATCGTTAGTTTTACCAGAAGCCCAAGCTTCGTCTAAATAGTCCTTAGAAATAATGGTATAATTGGCCAGTGCCATATTCCAGTTGTACAAATCTTCTAGTGTTGAATAGATGCCTCCATCCCCTCTTACATCATTAACTATATCATAATCATTAGGAATAAATTCGTTTTGATTGAGGGCTGTTTGATATCCAAAAACACGATTAGGCATTTCTGGGTCTGCATCCATTTGATATTTATACAATGTTGTATGTGTCATGCCTACTGGATCAAAAATTTGCTCTTTCAGAAATTGTCTAAAATGTTGCCCAGAGATCTTTTCAACAATGGTTGCTAGCACCAGATACCCTGTATTGCTGTATTCCCATTTTTCGCCTGGCTGAAAATCCAACTCCGGATCAACGCGATAAAAGGTATTTAAGATTTCGTCGTTACCCAAAATATAGGTTTTTGTTGGATCTTCTTTCACAAAGTTTTCGGCAATCAATCGTTCATAATCGGTTACACCAGACGTGTGGTGTAATAAATGACGAACGGTAATATTATCATAAGGGAAGTCTGATAAAATCGAATTGACCTTCTGATCATAATCTAACTGTCCTTTTTCTTTCAATTTCATAATCGCCATTCCTGTAAATTGTTTACTTACCGATGCTAATCTAAATTGTGAATTAAGGTTTAATGAATCTATAGGGTCGATGGATCTTAATCCGTATGCACTTTTAAAAACCACCTCACCATTGTCGTAGACTAAAATATTTCCTGTATGAATACCTAGAGTTTTCATTTCATTGACAAACTGAGCATACTCACCTTTTTTATCTGCTGTTAACACATCATTGGTGTCATTTTTACATGAAAAAAAGCATGCCAAAAAGAGACATACTAGCGTTAGATGTTTTAATAAAGTCATATGTGTTTATTATCGTATTTCTATAACATAAAAATAAGTCTTTTTAATTAGTCTTTAAGAAGCACATCACTATACTTTGCATTTAGGACTATAGTCTTTCCAGAATTTTTGTCATTAGGATAATTCTCAATTGTTTTTTGGGTGGTCAATTTATTATTCAATCGCGAGCGATTACCCTTAAAATAAATGCTATAGTCTGTCTTAGGTAATGAAATCACTGCCTCACTATTCTCTAAAATGATATTTAAATTATTAAAGGTATCTGCTATATTCGAAATTGTTAAGTCTCCAAAACTGCCATCAATAATGGCACTATTCACCAAATTACCTAATACAATATCTGATGAATTACTATTCAAGACCAAGCGTTCTACAGTTTGAATTTGTGCATCATTAACATACTTTAAATTAAGCTCACCAAGACTCCATGTTGTAATATCTACTGGAGAATAAGACACATTGATGGAAGTGTCTCTTCCATCAATGTGATTTGCTACTAATACAGAATGCGATATATTTGCTTTGAGATTATTAATGACAGAAGCTATTTTTAATTCTCCGTGTCTAACGTTCAAATTCAGTTTTGCTTTTTTAGGCATTCTAATCTTTATGGTTTTTTTTACCTTATCACCGCTTCCAAACTCTAATCGTTTTGCAGTCTTATCACGACGCTTGTCATTAGCATCTTGCTGCTCATGAAGACGTTTTTCAATAATCTCTGCATGTTTCTCATGCTCTTTTTCATATTGCGCCATTCGCTTTTCGATTTCCGCACCACGTTTTTCCATTTCTTTTCCAAATTTCTCACCCCAAACTTCCATGTCTTTAGCCCATTTTTCGTCAAAGCGCTTGCCAAATTCTTCTCCCCAAGCTTCCATCTTTTTCCCGTAGTCTTTGCCAAACTTTTCACCGAATTTTTCACCCCAAGCTTCCATGCGTTTTTCGTAAGATGAAAAATCTACTTTTGCCATTTCTCTTCCCCAGGCTTTCATTTTTTCTTTATACGCTTTACCATATTCCTTCTCATAATCCTTACTCCATTGCTCCAAATAAGCTTCACCATCTTTTTTATAAGCCTCTGTATCAAAACTCACGTTACTAATTCCTTTTGGAAGCTCTGGTAACTGTGGCAATACTGGCATTTCGGGCACTTCAAGACGCGCCATTTCTGGCATCTCGGGTAGATTTGGCATTTCTGGCATTTCAGGCATTTCGGCAAGATTGAGTTCTCCAAGAACTTCTAGAGCCTTCAAGGCCTCTAAGGATTCTAAGCCAATATGTATGTCCCCAATATTGTCCCAAGAATTATGCAAACCACCTTCCGAAGAAATTTTTACATAATCACCTGAGCCTTCTACTTCAATATTCCATCGATTTAAAGCCTCTTGGAGCTCTTCCTTAGATAACTTTTCACCATCAATATAGGCTTCAATTTCTAAGGTGCTTTTGTTCCAAGTATCTATTTCTATTTGCACATAACTGGTATTTAAATCAATGGTAACATCTTTTTTTACGTCGATCGACTTTGACATCTTGGTCAACTGTTGTTGTGCTGAAACACTAATAGTGAAACAGAAAAACAAGAGTACTAATGTGATATATTTTGTTTTCATTTTTTTATGTTTTATGCTGAAATATCCCATGATTAATTTTGAGTCGTGAGGATTTCAGACCATTTGGTTTATGTTGTTTGCGCTTCTTCAGAAGTGCTTAACTCTTTTAGTTGTTCTTTTAAGCGATACAATAAATTGAGACGTAATTTCAGATTATCAATTAAGGCACTAACCGTCAACTCGTTTGGACCATTTTCGGTAAGCTCTACTGATAGGCGCTTATACTCCTCATTTAACTCAGCAAGTCTCACTACATAGCCGTCAAATAACTCTTTATTATCGGGTGTTAATTTCACTTTAGACAATTCCAAATTGATATTTGCCAAGTAATAATCTTCAAGCTTTTTAAAATCAGGAGAAATATCGCCTAGTGATCTTAACTCTTGTTCATTTGAAGGGTCTTGGTTATTTACAATTTCGGTTCGAATGGATTCTGCTTCATTAAAAAACTGATATGCTCCAAAGCTCAATCCTATTAACACAAGGATGCTTGCCGCTATATAAAATATGCTGAAACGTTTTGTGATTGATGTGTCTTTTGGTAAAGCTTCATCTAATTTTGTGATGAAACGTGCCTCATGACCTTCGCCCATTTTTAATTGCGAATCCTTCGGTTCATTTTTAAATAAGTCTCTAAGATCTTGTGCCATTTTTAATAGGTATTAACAGTTCTTTTAATTTCGCTTTTCCTCTGGAGAGTTGGGTCCTTGATGCGACTTCTGAAATATTTAAAATTTCAGAAATCTCCTGATGATCATAGCCTTCCATGAGATATAACATCACAACATGGCGATATTTATCAGGAAGTTTTTCAATCGCATCTTTGACTTCGTCTACAGTTATTGTATCCTCTACTAACCATTCGTTTTCATAACTCGTATCAACTACTTTCAGATGCACCTCATCTAAGTCTTGCAAATGCTGTTTCTTAGATTTTAGATAGTCAATCGCTCTATTAATAACGATACGTTTTAACCAAGCTCCAAAAGTAACCTCAGCGCTATACTGATTGAGTTTTGTAAATGCTTTAATAAAGGCCTCTTGTACGATATCTTCAGCTTCCATAGAATCCTTTACAAATCGCATTGCTACAACATACATTCCATCACAATACTGATTGTATAATCGTAATTGTGCAGTCCTGTCGTTCTGCTTACATTGCTCAATAATGTCAACTTGAAGTGTCTTCAAATCTCTTTTGGTTTGGTTACATACCTCATAAATAAATTACTTCTATTTGGTATTGGTTCACTCTAAAGACGAAACAAAAAAGTGATTGTTGCAAAAATGAGTTCTTTTTTTATTTTAAAAATAAAATTTTGATTCTCAGCGTTATTAGTTTAGCATTTCAATTATCTTTGATATCGAAAAATTACAATCCTTCTATATTGCTATGAATACGTTTTTTAAACGCTTACTTGTTACACTATCTATCCTTGCTATAGGACTTTTTATCTATTCATATTTTGTTGAAAATATTTTTTCTTCACGGCTCAGTCCTAAAGATACAGTAGAATTTAAAGTCAACGATCTTAAACTAGAAGTATTCTACAACCGACCGTCAAAAAAAGGACGTGATGTTTTTGGCGCTTTAGTTCCTTATAATAAGGTTTGGCGTACAGGTGCAAATGAAGCTACCACCTTTGAAACTAATAAAAATTTAATGATCAAAGGCATTTATGTGCCCAAAGCAAAGTATACGCTTTGGACCGTTCCAAATGACTCGACTTGGAAGGTGATACTCAATACCAAACAGTATGCTTGGGGAGTTGATGAAGAAATGCAGCCCATGTGGGATCCTAATTATGATTTACTTGAAATTGAGGTTCCAGTAGAACATTTAGATGACGTAGTTGAACAATTTACCATTGCATTTGATAATTCAACAGACCGACTAAAACTCACGATGGCTTGGGATAAAACAAAAATAGCAGTACCTTTAGATGTCGTAAAGGACTAAAACAATAAGGGGTTTGTCAAAGCAATCTAAATCTTCTGCACTACACGAAAAAGATGGTGTTTCGCAATCGGATATCACCAACAAAGATTCTATAAGTTCTATTCAGAAAAAACGCCGTCAGCAGCCCACAACGGAAGCCTTAGTTTCTGAAATTTTAAACGGCAATATTACCGCATTAAGTCGCGCCATTACATTAGTTGAAAGTGCGAATCCAAAACATCTTGAAAAGGCTAACGGTATTATCAAATTATGCTTACCGCATGCTAATCAATCTATTCGGATTGGAATTACAGGCGTTCCTGGTGTTGGAAAAAGCACCTTTATTGAAGCCTTCGGATTACATCTTACCAACGCTGGCAAAAAAGTGGCAGTACTTGCTATAGACCCGAGCAGCAGTCTTAGTAAAGGCAGTATATTAGGAGACAAAACCCGAATGGAAGATTTGGTAAAAAACGACAATGCGTTTATTAGACCCTCTGCTTCTGGCACCTCTTTAGGTGGTGTTGCCCGTAAAACTCGTGAAACTATTATTTTATGCGAAGCTGCTGGATATGACACTATTATTATTGAAACCGTTGGTGTTGGCCAAAGTGAAACCGCCGTACACAGTATGGTAGATTTCTTTTTACTACTAAAAATTGCTGGTGCTGGAGATGAATTACAAGGTATTAAACGCGGTATCATTGAAATGGCCGATGCAATAGCCATTAATAAAGCGGATGGCGAGAATCTCAAAGCCGCTAAACTAGCTAAAGTGGAATTTAATAGGGCCTTGCATTTATATCCACAAAAAGATTCAGAATGGCAACCCAAAGTTACGCTTTGCAGCGCTTTAAAACGTGAAGGTATTTCAGATCTGTGGGCTTTAATTTCAGACTATATCGAACATACTAAAGCAAATAACTACTTTGAAAACAATAGGACCAATCAAAATAAATTCTGGCTACTTCAAACCATTGAAGAAAGACTGAAATCTGATTTTTTTAATCAACCTAACATTAAGCAAGCCTTAAAATCTCAATTACAACTCATTGAAGACGGAAAAACGACTCCTTTTGTTGCTGCGGAATATTTATTGAATCTTAAATAGTGTTACATTATTGATCAATGGCTCACATACTCTCCATCATTATTCCTATTTACAATGAAGAAGATAATATTATGCGCTTGGAAGATGCGTTATTGAAATATATCGACATTGCATTAATACCAATAAAAGTCCTTTTCGTAAATGATGGATCCACGGACAGCAGTCAGAAACTTATTGACACTATTTGCAAACGCCATTCAAGTTTTAATTATCTCCTGTTCACTGAAAACTTCGGATTGAGTGCAGCAATTAAAGCTGGATTTGATTATGTTGATACTGATTTAGTGGGTTATATGGACGCTGATTTACAAACGAGCCCTAACGATTTTAACCTACTCATAGAACATATAGACAACTACGATTTAGTGACAGGCGTACGTATCAATAGAAAAGATGGATTAAGCAAACTCATCTCCTCGAAAATAGCAAATAGTTTCAGGCGTTTATTTACGCGTGATGGGATGGATGATACTGGTTGTCCGTTAAAACTTTTAAAAACAACTTACGCCAAACGCATTCCGATGTTTAAAGGCTTACACCGGTTTTTGCCTGCAATGATTCTTTTACAGGAAGGCACCATAAAACAAGTACCTGTTCAACATTTTCCAAGAGTGGCTGGTAAAAGTAAATTTGGGTTTTGGAATCGTTCTATTGGACCTTTTCTAGATTGTTTTGTTTACGCTTGGATGAAGAAGAAGTATATTAATTATATCGTTTCTAAGACCGATATATGAATTGCTGGATCATTTATAGTATTGGATTTTTGGCACAGCTCTTATTCTCTTCAAGGCTGATAATTCAGTGGATCATCTCCGAAAAACAGCGACGTGTTATTACTCCAACTTTGTTTTGGTCCCTGAGTCTTATTGCTTCAATTTTATTATTTATATATGGCTACTTACGCAATGACTTTGCCATCATGTTCGGACAATTTTTAACCTATTATATTTACATCAGAAACTTGCAATTACAAAGAAAATGGCAACAACTTTCAAAACCCATTCGCTGGTTTATAATAGTTTTTCCGTTGGTATTGAGTTGTTATTACAGCATCACCTATAACATTGATTTCGATCAATTTTTTAATACTCATGATATTCCATTTTGGCTGTTAACTTTAGGAATTATATCACAACTCATCTTTACATTTCGGTTTGTGTATCAATGGCTGTATTCAGAACGGCAAAAAATATCCGTATTGCCTTATGGATTTTGGTTCATAAGTCTCATTGGCGCTTTACTAATTCTCATTTATGCCTTATTTAGATTAGACTGGGTACTTCTTATCGGACATACTTTTGGAACACTAATCTATTTGAGAAACATTTACCTTTTAAAACAACAGGATTTAAAAAATAAGACGGACTAACTAACTCTAAAACGATTTTGCAGGTAGCTATTTAATTTATAAAAAAGCAAACCAGATAGCGCTCCAAAGACCATTCCGCTTAAGACATCCAAAGGATAATGAACGCCAATATAAATTCTACTATAACCCATTGCCATTGCCCAAATGATCATAACAAACGGCAAGAATTTATATTTAGATCTGAGCATCAAACTTGTAAACACTGCAACCGACATAGAATTTGAAGCGTGTCCAGAAAAATAACCATATCTGCCACCACAGTACTCTTTAACTAGTCTAAACATCCCATCTATATCTTCATTGTGACACGGACGTAAACGCATCACTAATACTTTTTTAAAAACGTTGGTTATTTGATCTGTGAATGTAATCATCAAGGCAACCACCAAAAGGGTAAAAATGAAAGTTTTAGTATTTAAGCGCTTATACATGAGATAAGCCAACACCGCATAAAATGGGATCCAATTAAATTTGGTTGTATAGAACATCCAAAAGCCATCCCACGTCTCTGAACCCAGATTGTTTAGGTATAAAAAAAGATCGGTATCGATTTGTATGAGTTGGTCTAACATTAATCGTCGTATCTGGAAACTTCTCTATCGTAAAAATTGGTTGCATCCTGAATCAAATTTTCAGTTTCAGTTTCCAATTCTTTTTGATCGTGTTCATCAAACTCCTCAAGCCATTCTACATCATCATCTTCAAGATTAATAATAAATCTAGGGAATTCTGTATGAATCACATAAATAGCATTTGGATAATCTGTATTGTCGCCGAGTATAAATTTTGGTAGTTCCATATTAGTCTTTACGCATTAGTATTTGACAAAATTAACTTTTTCGTGAGATAATTAAATCTAATGAACAATAATATTGCTGCTGTCGTTAATCCGGCCAGTAATCCTAGCCATATTCCGAAACTTCCATAGGCTTCCTCTTTTCCGAGGAAAAAGCATATCGGAAATCCTACTACCCAATAAGAAATAAAAGTAATAATTGTAGGGATTTTAACATCTTGTAACCCTCTAAGCGCGCCCAGCACTACAACTTGTATGCTATCACTTATTTGAAAGATAGCTGCCGCGAGCATTAATTGAGCGGCAATTGCTACCACTTCCATATTATCACTTAGATTAGTGCTATCGTCAAAATCGACATATATTTTTGGTAAATCATCATGAAAGAAAAAGAAAATGGCTCCGAAGCATATGCCCAATAAAGTCGCTAACAGAAATATAGAAAACGCAATGCGTCGCAATTCGAAATATTGATGCAAGCCTTTTTGATTTCCAACGCGAATCATAGACGCCACACTCAGTCCCATGGCAACCATGAAGGTCATGGAGGATAAATTAAGTGCTATTTGATTCGCAGCTTGTGGATTTTTTCCTAATAATCCGCTTAACCATATGGCAGCAGTAAAAATCGCTACCTCAAAAAACATTTGCATGGCGCTTGGTGCCCCTAGATTAATAAGCTTTCTTATCATCAATTTATCCAAAACAAAAATCTTAATATGCGTGACGTAGTTTTTAGACTTTTCTTTTTTGGTGAGTAGCCACCATAAATGAGCAACCATAATCAATCTTGCTATGACGGTACCATAAGCAGCACCCACAATACCTAACTGAGGGCATCCAAATTTTCCAAAAATAAGTGCATAATTTAATATCACATTGACAACATTTGCAAGAATCGTAGCATACATTGGATATCTGGTCATTGATAAGCCGTCACTAAACTGTTTGAACGCCTGAAAAACGATTAAAGGAATTAGTGAAAACGCTACAAGATTTAAGTAAGGTAAAGCCAGTTCAACAACTTCTACTGGTTGCTTCATAAAATACAACAAAGGTTTCGCTACAAAAACCGACAAGAATAACATCACCCCCAACACCGTACACAAGAATAAACCATGCTTAAAAGATGATTTACCCTCATTGAAATTATTTGCCGCATCGGCTTCGGCTACTAATGGTGTTATTGCTGTAGAGAATCCAATACCAATAGACATCGCAATAAACATGAAGCTATTACCTAAAGATACTGCTGCCAGTTCTGCCGTACCCAACTGCCCCACCATTATATTATCAACAAAGCTCACAAAAGTATGACCTAACATTCCTAAAATTACAGGAGCTGCAAGCCGAAGGTTATAGTTAAATTCTTTAGTGTATTGAGATAAAATCAACTGGTTTCTTTTAAAGTTGGCAAAGTTAAGCCATTTGAATTAGCTAGCATTATAGGGCTTGACAATTCCTGCTAACATAAGAATCAAATCATTGATTATGATAAAGATATAAACTAAAATTGTTAATAAATTGAACTAAAAAGGTATGAGAGAGAGCGACTAAACGCTTATTTTTGATTCAGATTAGATACCTTATTTTAGTAGGTTAGGTATTTGGAAAAGAAACTTTTTTAGCTATTATTTTAGAGGGATTTAAAAATTTTGGTGTTAAAAAACGTTTCAAGCAAAAAGAGGCTTTGGTCTCTTTTTGTTATTTATTGACATGACTAAAATTTCCGTCCGAGCCATTCTCTAAATTTATAAAATGTTGGTAATGGGTCTTTTAAGAATGATTTCAATTCTGTATGGTTCATTAGAAATTTGTATTTAAACAAAAAGTGGGGACGTCGCAGAATAGTTTTGATGACACCTTTTAATCGCATGTATTGAACGTGGTCAAATGCCTTACAGCCTATAGTTTGCTGCAGTGCTAATTGAATGGCTAAATCAGGAAAATTCACACCTGCATTTAATGAACCTTCTATACTACCCCAAAACCGTGGATTTATTTCAATCAATTTATAGCTTGACGCCTGTTCATCATATCTTAAATCCAAATGCGCAACACCCGACCAATTGAGTTTAGCCATTACATCTCGTGCAATCTCTAACACCTCATCATTGTTTAGAAATTCAAAGCTTAGTTGCGGTGCATAAGCATTGTTACCCTTTAAATTTCCTTTTTGTATGGTATGAGTTACGATGTCACCATTTAGGCAAATTACGCTACAATCTATATCATAACCTTTAATATATTCTTGAATGAAATACGAATCCTTATGTCCTCGCAATTTTTTGCGTAACTGAGGTGCAGAATCTACCCTCTCTATGCCATCACCACCTTTTAAATCTAGCGGCTTTATTAGAATTGGAAAATTCATCTCGTTTAAATTGACCTTCGTACCATCAGGAGTTAAATAATAGCTCTTTGGATGCGGAATTTGGTTAAGTTCGCAAAACTCATGGAGACTTTTCTTATTGACACTAATGTCAAATTGGGTTAATCCTGGTAGAGGAATTACTTTTGCTTGCTGTGAAATATCATTTTGATGCTTGATGAAAAACGAAATTTCAGCTTCAGCAATAGGAAGGACTATTGAAATTGAATTCAATTCTATTTCCTTATTAATAATGTCCACCCAAGGTTCAGTTATTTGCCGAGGATAGTATTTATAATATGTAGTAAATTTAGAGTATTTAGTTGCCGTCCGTTTCTTGCGTGACAATACAAATATCTTATAGGTCTCAATCTGAGACAAACAGTGAATTACAGATAGAGCCCAAGTACTGTTCCCATCTGGCACTAAAACATTGAGTTTTTCGCTCATGTGTTTATGAAGCGTGTATGATTAATAGCAGTTCAAATATAATATTTTTAAAATGTAATATTTTGAACGTACAATTTAGCATGATTAAACTCTGAAATCATATCATCAATGATTTGGGCAGCTGGTTTAATATCATGAATCAATCCAGCGATTTGACCAATTTCTAGTTCTCCATCGTCCAAGTCTCCTTCAAACATACCTCGTTTTGCTCGAGCGCGACCTAAAAGTATTTTTAAATCTTCTACTGATGGTCCTGTTTTATACAGTTCTTGGAGCTCATTAAAAAACTTGTTTTTAATCAATCGCACAGGTGCTAATTCCTTTAATGTAAGCTGGGTATCTCCTTCCTTGGCATCCACTACGACTTGTTTAAAATCGATATGAGCCGAAGATTCTTCACTGGCAACAAAGCGACTTCCGACTTGCACAGCATCTGCTCCTAAAATCATAACAGCTAACATGATTTGACCAGTGGCTATACCTCCAGCCGCAATTAATG is part of the Formosa sp. Hel1_31_208 genome and harbors:
- a CDS encoding MATE family efflux transporter — encoded protein: MILSQYTKEFNYNLRLAAPVILGMLGHTFVSFVDNIMVGQLGTAELAAVSLGNSFMFIAMSIGIGFSTAITPLVAEADAANNFNEGKSSFKHGLFLCTVLGVMLFLSVFVAKPLLYFMKQPVEVVELALPYLNLVAFSLIPLIVFQAFKQFSDGLSMTRYPMYATILANVVNVILNYALIFGKFGCPQLGIVGAAYGTVIARLIMVAHLWWLLTKKEKSKNYVTHIKIFVLDKLMIRKLINLGAPSAMQMFFEVAIFTAAIWLSGLLGKNPQAANQIALNLSSMTFMVAMGLSVASMIRVGNQKGLHQYFELRRIAFSIFLLATLLGICFGAIFFFFHDDLPKIYVDFDDSTNLSDNMEVVAIAAQLMLAAAIFQISDSIQVVVLGALRGLQDVKIPTIITFISYWVVGFPICFFLGKEEAYGSFGIWLGLLAGLTTAAILLFIRFNYLTKKLILSNTNA
- a CDS encoding ATP-grasp domain-containing protein is translated as MSEKLNVLVPDGNSTWALSVIHCLSQIETYKIFVLSRKKRTATKYSKFTTYYKYYPRQITEPWVDIINKEIELNSISIVLPIAEAEISFFIKHQNDISQQAKVIPLPGLTQFDISVNKKSLHEFCELNQIPHPKSYYLTPDGTKVNLNEMNFPILIKPLDLKGGDGIERVDSAPQLRKKLRGHKDSYFIQEYIKGYDIDCSVICLNGDIVTHTIQKGNLKGNNAYAPQLSFEFLNNDEVLEIARDVMAKLNWSGVAHLDLRYDEQASSYKLIEINPRFWGSIEGSLNAGVNFPDLAIQLALQQTIGCKAFDHVQYMRLKGVIKTILRRPHFLFKYKFLMNHTELKSFLKDPLPTFYKFREWLGRKF
- a CDS encoding phosphatase PAP2 family protein, producing the protein MLDQLIQIDTDLFLYLNNLGSETWDGFWMFYTTKFNWIPFYAVLAYLMYKRLNTKTFIFTLLVVALMITFTDQITNVFKKVLVMRLRPCHNEDIDGMFRLVKEYCGGRYGYFSGHASNSMSVAVFTSLMLRSKYKFLPFVMIIWAMAMGYSRIYIGVHYPLDVLSGMVFGALSGLLFYKLNSYLQNRFRVS